The DNA region CCCTCATGAATCAGGCTTTGATCGGGGCCCAGCAGGAACGCAGTATTCTGAAAGCAACTTTAACAGATTCAAAcatgggcacggtgacacagtggttagcgctgctgccgcacagcgccaaggacccgggttcgattcccggcttgggtcactgtctgtgcggagtctgcacgttctccccgtgtctgcgtgggtttcctccgggagctccggtttcctcccacagtccgaaagatgtgtaggttagggtggattggccgtgctaaattgccccttagtgtcagggggattagcagggtaaatgagtggggttatgggaaagggtctgggtgggattgtggttggtgcagactcgatgggccgaatggcctccttctgcactgtcgggattctatgaaaacatccCAAGATTCAGAGGAGGGCGAATCAGACCCACGTTCACCCGGGGAGAGGGTACGGACAGGGGTCAAATATTCACACAAAGAGTGTCAaacagggggagacagagagagacagagagagagacagagagagagagagagacagagagagagagacagagagagagacagagagagagagacagagagagagacagagagagagacagagagagagagagagagagagacagagagagagacagagagagagagagagacagagagagagacagagagagagagagacagagagagagacagagagagagacagagagagacagagagagagacagagagagagacagagagagagacagagagagagagagagaagaagagagagagagacgagagagagagagacagagagagacaggagagagagacagagagagacagagagagagacagagagagagacagagagagagacagagagagagacagagagagacagagagagagagagacagagagagagacagagagagagacagagagagagacagagagagagatatggggtaaaacatttaggattgagatcgggagaaagttcttcactcagagggtgttgaaCCTGTGGAACTTTGCCCCACAGGAGAGAATTGGGACTCGATTTGGATAACAAGGGGATGGATAGATTCCTGCCCTTGGAACGGTGTgcaggggggacggggagagtaCGGGCGGTGAGGATCGGCCAGGATAGTATTGAATGGCGCAGTggcctcaaagggctgaatgacctcctgctgttcctgtttTGGATGTTCTGTTGAGGTGCAGTGAAGAGTGAGGGGTAGAGGGTGAGTGTACCGAGCTCCAGAGTGCTCCCTCGAGGCCGCTGTGAGAATGGCCGCTGTGAGAATGGAACccccttgtgaacctgctccagGATCTTCTCCTTAGCCTGGTTAATGGTGTCCACATCCAGAACCTTGACTGGGACAGTGGGAGCCCCGCAGTCTCCCTTCACAATCACACTCAGCACCTGGAACCACAGGAGGGAGACTCAGAGTCAACAAaaccagcactccctcagcactgaccctcccacagtgcggcgctccctcagcactgaccctcccacagtgcggcgctccctcagcactgaccctcccacagtgcggcgttccctcagtactgacactcccacagtgcggcgctccctcagcactgaccctcccacagtgcggtgctcactcgacactgacgctcccacagtgcagtgctccctcagcactgaccctcccacagtgcggcgctccctcagcactgaccctcccacagtgcggcgctccctcgacactgacgctcccacagtgcggtgctccctcagcactgaccctcccgcagtgcggcgttccctcagtactgacactcccacagtgcggcgctccctcagcactgaccctcccacagtgcggcgctccctcagcactgaccctcccacagtgcggcgctccctcagcactgaccctcccacagtgcggcgctccctcagcactgaccctcccacagtgcggcgctccctcgacactgacgctcccacagtgcggtgctccctcagcactgaccctcccgcagtgcggcgttccctcagtactgacactcccacagtgcggcgctccctcagcactgaccctcccacagtgcggcgctccctcagcactgaccctcccacagtgcggcgctccctcagcactgaccctcccacagtgcggcgctccctcagcactgactctcccacagtgcggtgtctCTGGGCTGTATTAGCGGGGGAGGGTGTACGCTCGGTGCGGTTTGGGGGGATCTGGAAAGGGGCTATGAATTGGGATATTTCACTCACCAGTGGTTTATATTCTATATCCTCTCGGAGGAGGCGATTATCGTTGAGTGTATACTTGGCTTTCCCCGTTCTCTGGTCCACTGGTCCCTTGTCCACCTGATGTTTGATTGCTCTCACCAACATGTGGAGAGGTTCCCCAGCACGTTCCTGAGGGACGAGGCAGGGTCAGACTGTCAGATCCTCATCACCCACCCGACACACGCACACCGtcgcacactcgctctcacacacaccgtctcacactcgctctcacacacactgtctcacactcgctctcacacacactgtctcacactctctctcacacacaccgtctcacactcgctctcacacactgtctcacactcgctctcacacactgtctcacactctctctcacacacaccgcctCACACTCGCTCTTACACaccgtctcacactcgctctcacacacactgtctcacactctctctcacacacaccgtctcacactcgctctcacacacactgtctcacactctctctcacacacactgtctcacactcgctctcacacacactgtctcacactctctctcacacacaccgtctcacactcgctctcacacactgtctcacactcgctctcacacactgtctcacactctctctcacacacaccgtcgcacactcgctctcacacacaccgtctcacactcgctctcacacacactgtctcacactcgctctcacacacactgtctcacactcgctctcacacacaccgtctcacactcgctctcacacactgtctcacactcgctctcacacacaccgtcgcacactcgctctcacacacaccgtctcacactcgctctcacacacactgtctcacactcgctctcacacacactgtctcacactcgctctcacacacactgtctcacactctctctcacacacactgtctcacactctctctcacacacactgtctcacactcgctctcacacactgtctcacactctctctcacacaccgtctcacactcgctctcacacactgtctcacactctctctcacacactgtctcacactctctctcacacactgtctcacactctctctcacacactgtctcacactctctctcacacactgtctcacactctctctcacacacactgtctcacactcgctctcacacactgtctcacactctctctcacacacaccgtctcacactcgctctcacacacacactgtttctcGTGGTCAGTCTCAGTCGGAGGGCCTGTCTGATACGTGCACAGATTAGACACACAGATTGTCCGAGAATATCTCACTCACCCGGAGGAAGGTGTAGAGACAGAGTGAAATCCAGTTTGTCAGCAATTTCTCCACCACTGTCTCCGTCCTAAAAACACAAGAAacaagaataaagctccctctccactgtccccatcaaacactcccaggacaggtacagcacggggttagatacagagtaaagctccctctacactgtccccatcaaactctcccaggacaggtacagcacggggttagatacagagtgaagctccctctacactgtccctcatcaaactctcccaggacaggtacagcacggggttagatacagagtaaagctccctctacactgtccccatcaaactctcccaggacaggtacagcacggggttagatacagagtaaagctccctctacactgtcccccatcaaacactcccaggacaggtacagcacggggttagatacagagtaaagctccctctacactgtcccccatcaaacactcccaggacaggtacagcacggggttagatacagagtaaagctccctctacactgtcccccatcaaacactcccaggacaggtacagcacggggttagatacagagtaaagctccctctacactgtccccatcaaacactcccaggacaggtacagcacggggttagatacagagtaaagctccctctacactgtcccccatcaaacactcccaggacaggtacagcacggggttagatacagcgtaaagctccctctacacagtccccatcaaacactcccaggacaggtacagcacggggttagatacagagtaaagctccctctacacagtccccatcaaacactcccaggacaggtacagcacggggttagatacagagtaaagctccctctacactgtccccatcaaacactcccaggacaggtacagcacgggtttagatacagagtgaagctccctctacactttccccatcaaacactcccaggacaggtacagcactggattagatacagagtgaagctccctcgacactgtcccccatcaaacactcccaggacaggtacagcacggggttagatacagagtaaagctccctctacactgtcccccatcaaacactcccaggacaggtacagcacggggttagatacagagtaaagctccctctacactgtccccatcaaacactcccaggacaggtacagcacggggttagatacagagtaaagctccctctacactgtcccccatcaaacactcccaggacaggtacagcacggggttagatacagagtaaagctccctctacactgtcccccatcaaacactcccaggacaggtacagcacggggttagatacagagtaaagctccctctacactgtccccatcaaacactcccaggacagggacagcacggggttagatacagagtaaagctccctctacactgtccccatcaaacactcccaggacaggtacagcacggggttagatacagagtaaagctccctctacactgtcccctatcaaacactcccaggacaggtacagcacagggttagatacagagtaaagctccctctacacagtccccatcaaacactcccaggacaggtacagcacggggttagatacagagtaaagctccctctacacagtccccatcaaacactcccaggacaggtacagcacggggttagatacagagtaaagctccctctacactgtccccatcaaacactcccaggacaggtacagcacggggttagatacagagtaaagctccctctacactgcccccatcaaacactcccaggacaggtacagcacggggttagatacagagtaaagctccctctacactgtcccccatcaaacactcccaggacaggtacagcacggggttagatacagagtaaagctccctctacactgcccccatcaaacactcccaggacaggtacagcacggggttagatacagagtaaagctccctctgcactgtccccatcaaacactcccaggacagggacagcacggggttagatacagagtaaagctccctctacactgtccccatcaaacactcccaggacaggtacagcacggggttagatacagagtaaagctccctctacactgtccccatcaaacactcccaggacaggtacagcacggggttagatacagaataaagctccctctacactgtccccatcaaacactcccaggacaggtacagcacggggttagatacagagtaaagctccctctacactgtccccatcaaacactcccaggacaggtacagcacggggttagatacagagtaaagctccctctacactgtccccatcaaacactcccaggacaggtacagcacggggttagatacagagtaaagctccctctacactgtccccatcaaacactcccaggacaggtgcagcacggggttagatacagagtaaagctccctctgcactgtccccatcaaacactcccaggacaggtacagcacggggttagatacagagtaaagctccctctacactgtcccccatcaaacactcccaggacaggtacagcacggggttagatacagagtaaagctccctctacactgtcccccatcaaacactcccaggacaggtacagcacggggttagatacagagtaaggctccctctacactgtccccatcaaacactcccaggacaggtacagcacggggttagatacagagtaaagcttcctctacactgtcccccatcaaacactcccaggacaggtacagcacggggttagatacagagtaaagctccctctacactgtccccatcaaacactcccaggacaggtacagcacggggttagatacagagtaaagctccctctacactgtccccatcaaacactcccaggacaggtacagcacagggttagatacagagtaaagctccctctacacagtccccatcaaacactgccaggacaggtacagcacggggttagatacagagtaaagctccctctacactgtccccatcaaacactcccaggacaggtacagcacggggttagatacagagtaaagctccctctacacagtccccatcaaacactgccaggacaggtacagcacggggttagatacagagtaaagcttcctctacactgtccccatcaaacactgccaggacaggtacagcacggggttagatacagagtaaagctccctctacactgtccccatcaaacactcccaggacaggtacagcacggggttagatacagagtaaagctccctctacactgtccccatcaaacactcccaggacaggtacagcacagggttagatacagagtaaagctccctctacacagtccccatcaaacactcccaggacaggtacagcacggggttagatacagagtaaagctccctctacactgcccccatcaaacactcccaggacaggtacaacacggggttagatacagagtaaagctccctctacactgtccccatcaaacactcccaggacaggtacagcacggggttagatacagagtaaagctccctctgcactgtccccatcaaacactcccaggacagggacagcacggggttagatacagagtaaagctccctctacactgtccccatcaaacactcccaggacaggtacagcacggggttagatacagagtaaagctccctctacactgtccccatcaaacactcccaggacaggtacagcacggggttagatacagagtaaagctccctctacacagtccccatcaaacactgccaggacaggtacagcacggggttagatacagagtaaagctccctctacactgtccccatcaaacactcccaggacaggtacagcacggggttagatacagagtaaagctccctctacactgtccccatcaaacactcccaggacaggtacagcacggggttagatacagagtaaagctccctctccactgtccccatcaaacactcccaggacaggtacagcacggggttagatacagagtaaagctccctctacactgtccccatcaaacactcccaggacaggtacagcacggggttagatacagagtaaagctccctctacactgtccccatcaaacactcccaggacaggtgcagcacggggttagatacagagtaaagctccctctgcactgtccccatcaaacactcccaggacaggtgcagcacggggttagatacagagtaaagctccctctgcactgtccccatcaaacactcccaggacaggtacagcacggggttagatacagagtaaagctccctctacactgtcccccatcaaacactcccaggacaggtacagcacggggttagatacagagtaaagctccctctacactgtcccccatcaaacactccgaggacaggtacagcacggggttagatacagagtaaggctccctctacactgtccccatcaaacactcccaggacaggtacagcacggggttagatacagagtaaagcttcctctacactgtcccccatcaaacactcccaggacaggtacagcacggggttagatacagagtaaagctccctctacactgtccccatcaaacactcccaggacaggtacagcacggggttagatacagagtaaagctccctctacactgtccccatcaaacactcccaggacaggtacagcacagggttagatacagagtaaagctccctctacacagtccccatcaaacactgccaggacaggtacagcacggggttagatacagagtaaagctccctctacactgtccccatcaaacactcccaggacaggtacagcacggggttagatacagagtaaagctccctctacacagtccccatcaaacactgccaggacaggtacagcacggggttagatacagagtaaagcttcctctacactgtccccatcaaacactgccaggacaggtacagcacggggttagatacagagtaaagctccctctacactgtccccatcaaacactcccaggacaggtacagcacggggttagatacagagtaaagctccctctacacagtccccatcaaacactgccaggacaggtacagcacggggttagatacagagtaaagctccctctacacagtccccatcaaacactgccaggacaggtacagcacggggttagatacagagtaaagcttcctctacactgtccccatcaaacactgccaggacaggtacagcacggggttagatacagagtaaagctccctctacactgtccccatcaaacactcccaggacaggtacagcacggggttagatacagagtaaagctccctctacactgtccccatcaaacactcccaggacaggtacagcacggggttagatacagagtaaagctccctctacactgtccccatcaaacactcccaggacaggtacagcacggggttagatacagagtaaagctccctctacactgtccccatcaaacattcccaggacaggtacagcacggggttagatacagagtaaagctccctatacactgtccccatcaaacactcccaggacaggtacagcacgggtttagatacagagtgaagctccctctacactttccccatcaaacactcccaggacaggtacagcactggattagatacagagtgaagctccctcgacactgtccccatcaaacactcccaggacaggtacagcaagggtttagatacagagtaaagctccctctacactgtcccccatcaaacactcccaggacaggtacagcacggggttagatacagagtaaagctccctctacactgtccccatcaaacactcccaggacaggtacagcacggggttagatacagagtaaagctccctctacactgtcccccatcaaacactcccaggacaggtacagcacggggttaggtacagagtaaagctccctctacactgtcccccatcaaacactcccaggacaggtacagcacggggttagatacagagtaaagctccctctacactgtccccatcaaacactcccaggacagggacagcacggggttagatacagagtaaagctccctctacactgtccccatcaaacactcccaggacaggtacagcacggggttagatacagagtaaagctccctctacactgtcccccatcaaacactcccaggacaggtacagcacagggttagatacagagtaaagctccctctacacagtccccatcaaacactcccaggacaggtacagcacggggttagatacagagtaaagctccctctacacagtccccatcaaacactcccaggacaggtacagcacggggttagatacagagtaaagctccctctacactgtccccatcaaacactcccaggacaggtacagcacggggttagatacagagtaaagctccctctacactgcccccatcaaacactcccaggacaggtacagcacggggttagatacagagtaaagctccctctacactgtcccccatcaaacactcccaggacaggtacagcacagggttagatacagagtaaagctccctctacactgcccccatcaaacactcccaggacaggtacagcacggggttagatacagagtaaagctccctctgcactgtccccatcaaacactcccaggacagggacagcacggggttagatacagagtaaagctccctctacactgtccccatcaaacactcccaggacaggtacagcacggggttagatacagagtaaagctccctctacactgtccccatcaa from Mustelus asterias unplaced genomic scaffold, sMusAst1.hap1.1 HAP1_SCAFFOLD_3708, whole genome shotgun sequence includes:
- the LOC144490735 gene encoding plexin-B1-like; its protein translation is MLVRAIKHQVDKGPVDQRTGKAKYTLNDNRLLREDIEYKPLVLSVIVKGDCGAPTVPVKVLDVDTINQAKEKILEQVHKGVPFSQRPFSQRPRGSTLEL